Proteins encoded together in one Lathyrus oleraceus cultivar Zhongwan6 chromosome 5, CAAS_Psat_ZW6_1.0, whole genome shotgun sequence window:
- the LOC127082795 gene encoding metal transporter Nramp5 isoform X1, translating to MMLQQQQQQVSNGNNNRIVAVNVTPSGTPSPNHDSSKLDQTPGWKKFFTYVGPGFLVSLAYLDPGNMETDLQAGANHGYELLWIILIGLIFALIIQSLAANLGVCTGKHLSEVCKAEYPLFVKYCLWILAELAVIAADIPEVIGTAFALNILFHIPVWGGVLLTGCSTLLFLGLQRFGVRKLELLISILVFVMAACFFGEMSYVKPPAAGVVEGMFVPKLNGNGAVADAIALLGALIMPHNLFLHSALVLSRKIPGSKRGINDACRYFLIESGFALFVAFLINVAMISVSGTVCTAKDISAENVERCSDLTLNSASFLLKNVLGRSSSIIYAIALLASGQSSAITGTYAGQFIMQGFLDLKMKKWVRNLLTRIVAIAPSLVVSIIGGSSGAGRLIIIASMILSFELPFALIPLLKFSSSSTKMGPHKNSMIIIVISWILGLGIIGINVYYLITAFVGWIIHSSLPKVANVFIGIIVFPLMALYIVSVIYLTFRKDTVKTFVEVKDDPTMQTHMEKGFVNDGQLELSNAPYREDLVDIPLPEGPRL from the exons ATGATGCtgcagcagcaacaacaacaagTGAGTAATGGTAACAACAATCGCATAGTTGCCGTAAATGTAACACCTTCTGGCACACCATCTCCTAACCATGACTCTTCGAAGCTCGATCAG ACACCAGGATGGAAAAAGTTCTTTACATATGTTGGTCCTGGTTTTCTTGTCTCTTTGGCCTACCTTGATCCTGGAAATA TGGAAACTGATTTGCAAGCTGGAGCTAACCATGGTTATGAG CTGTTGTGGATTATACTTATTGGACTCATATTTGCACTTATCATTCAATCATTGGCTGCAAATCTTGGAGTATGCACCG GAAAACACCTTTCAGAAGTCTGTAAGGCTGAATATCCATTATTTGTTAAGTATTGTTTATGGATATTAGCAGAACTTGCTGTCATAGCTGCAGACATACCTGAAG TGATTGGGACAGCATTTGCTCTTAACATACTATTTCACATTCCTGTATGGGGAGGAGTTCTGTTGACTGGATGCAGCACTCTCTTGTTTTTAGGCCTACAAAGATTTGGA GTAAGAAAGTTAGAACTGCTGATATCAATCTTAGTTTTTGTAATGGCGGCATGTTTCTTCGGAGAAATGAGCTATGTAAAACCTCCGGCTGCTGGTGTAGTCGAAGGAATGTTCGTCCCTAAACTCAATGGAAATGGCGCCGTAGCCGATGCTATCGCCCTTTTGGGTGCCCTTATCATGCC GCACAATCTTTTTCTCCACTCTGCTCTAGTGTTATCTAGAAAAATACCTGGTTCTAAGCGCGGCATCAAT GATGCATGTAGATACTTTCTCATTGAGAGTGGTTTCGCTTTATTTGTCGCATTTCTAATCAATGTTGCAATGATTTCTGTGTCTGGCACTGTTTGTACTGCCAAAGACATTTCTGCTGAAAATGTTGAACGCTGCAGTGATCTTACTCTTAACTCTGCTTCTTTTCTTCTCAAG AATGTATTGGGACGCTCAAGCTCGATAATTTACGCCATAGCATTGTTAGCTTCTGGACAGAGTTCTGCCATTACTGGAACATATGCAGGCCAATTTATCATGCAG GGTTTTTTGGACTTAAAGATGAAAAAATGGGTTAGGAACTTGTTGACTAGGATTGTTGCCATAGCACCTAGTCTTGTTGTCTCTATCATTGGTGGTTCTTCCGGAGCTGGAAGACTTATCATCATCGCATCG ATGATTCTTTCTTTTGAACTTCCATTTGCTTTGATTCCACTGCTTAAGTTTAGCAGCAGCAGTACCAAGATGGGACCTCACAAGAATTCAATGATT ATCATTGTCATCTCATGGATATTAGGTTTGGGAATCATTGGTATCAATGTGTACTACCTCATTACTGCTTTTGTGGGCTGGATAATTCATAGCAGTCTACCAAAAGTGGCAAATGTTTTCATTGGGATCATAGTGTTTCCTCTAATGGCACTATATATTGTCTCAGTTATCTATCTAACCTTTAGAAAAGACACtgttaaaacatttgttgagGTTAAGGATGACCCAACAATGCAAACCCATATGGAAAAAGGATTCGTAAACGATGGTCAATTAGAGTTGAGTAATGCTCCTTATAGAGAAGATTTAGTTGATATTCCACTGCCAGAGGGACCTAGATTATGA
- the LOC127082795 gene encoding metal transporter Nramp5 isoform X2, whose amino-acid sequence MTLRSSISVHFLFDFLVETDLQAGANHGYELLWIILIGLIFALIIQSLAANLGVCTGKHLSEVCKAEYPLFVKYCLWILAELAVIAADIPEVIGTAFALNILFHIPVWGGVLLTGCSTLLFLGLQRFGVRKLELLISILVFVMAACFFGEMSYVKPPAAGVVEGMFVPKLNGNGAVADAIALLGALIMPHNLFLHSALVLSRKIPGSKRGINDACRYFLIESGFALFVAFLINVAMISVSGTVCTAKDISAENVERCSDLTLNSASFLLKNVLGRSSSIIYAIALLASGQSSAITGTYAGQFIMQGFLDLKMKKWVRNLLTRIVAIAPSLVVSIIGGSSGAGRLIIIASMILSFELPFALIPLLKFSSSSTKMGPHKNSMIIIVISWILGLGIIGINVYYLITAFVGWIIHSSLPKVANVFIGIIVFPLMALYIVSVIYLTFRKDTVKTFVEVKDDPTMQTHMEKGFVNDGQLELSNAPYREDLVDIPLPEGPRL is encoded by the exons ATGACTCTTCGAAGCTCGATCAG TGTTCATTTTTTGTTTGATTTTTTAGTGGAAACTGATTTGCAAGCTGGAGCTAACCATGGTTATGAG CTGTTGTGGATTATACTTATTGGACTCATATTTGCACTTATCATTCAATCATTGGCTGCAAATCTTGGAGTATGCACCG GAAAACACCTTTCAGAAGTCTGTAAGGCTGAATATCCATTATTTGTTAAGTATTGTTTATGGATATTAGCAGAACTTGCTGTCATAGCTGCAGACATACCTGAAG TGATTGGGACAGCATTTGCTCTTAACATACTATTTCACATTCCTGTATGGGGAGGAGTTCTGTTGACTGGATGCAGCACTCTCTTGTTTTTAGGCCTACAAAGATTTGGA GTAAGAAAGTTAGAACTGCTGATATCAATCTTAGTTTTTGTAATGGCGGCATGTTTCTTCGGAGAAATGAGCTATGTAAAACCTCCGGCTGCTGGTGTAGTCGAAGGAATGTTCGTCCCTAAACTCAATGGAAATGGCGCCGTAGCCGATGCTATCGCCCTTTTGGGTGCCCTTATCATGCC GCACAATCTTTTTCTCCACTCTGCTCTAGTGTTATCTAGAAAAATACCTGGTTCTAAGCGCGGCATCAAT GATGCATGTAGATACTTTCTCATTGAGAGTGGTTTCGCTTTATTTGTCGCATTTCTAATCAATGTTGCAATGATTTCTGTGTCTGGCACTGTTTGTACTGCCAAAGACATTTCTGCTGAAAATGTTGAACGCTGCAGTGATCTTACTCTTAACTCTGCTTCTTTTCTTCTCAAG AATGTATTGGGACGCTCAAGCTCGATAATTTACGCCATAGCATTGTTAGCTTCTGGACAGAGTTCTGCCATTACTGGAACATATGCAGGCCAATTTATCATGCAG GGTTTTTTGGACTTAAAGATGAAAAAATGGGTTAGGAACTTGTTGACTAGGATTGTTGCCATAGCACCTAGTCTTGTTGTCTCTATCATTGGTGGTTCTTCCGGAGCTGGAAGACTTATCATCATCGCATCG ATGATTCTTTCTTTTGAACTTCCATTTGCTTTGATTCCACTGCTTAAGTTTAGCAGCAGCAGTACCAAGATGGGACCTCACAAGAATTCAATGATT ATCATTGTCATCTCATGGATATTAGGTTTGGGAATCATTGGTATCAATGTGTACTACCTCATTACTGCTTTTGTGGGCTGGATAATTCATAGCAGTCTACCAAAAGTGGCAAATGTTTTCATTGGGATCATAGTGTTTCCTCTAATGGCACTATATATTGTCTCAGTTATCTATCTAACCTTTAGAAAAGACACtgttaaaacatttgttgagGTTAAGGATGACCCAACAATGCAAACCCATATGGAAAAAGGATTCGTAAACGATGGTCAATTAGAGTTGAGTAATGCTCCTTATAGAGAAGATTTAGTTGATATTCCACTGCCAGAGGGACCTAGATTATGA
- the LOC127082796 gene encoding uncharacterized protein LOC127082796 isoform X1 — MNIDQNVASSTPNFPVSQLNFSLEIKGNKTEIIISSYEDHVMVIATQIGAMGTILHARKDCSHSRTCLIYARKEEGMSINPTFNVSVLFGKRDEPMLVACARQLIEHMTLSGVSKPLVLSLGLKDHSAGTLKGIVSAVIDKRLW; from the exons ATGAACATAGACCAAAACGTCGCTTCTTCAACCCCAAATTTCCCCGTATCCCAACTCAATTTCTCTCTTGAAATCAAG GGAAACAAAACTGAAATCATCATTTCCAGTTATGAAGATCATGTTATG GTTATTGCTACTCAAATAGGAGCTATGGGGACGATACTGCATGCCAG GAAGGATTGCTCACACAGTCGCACATGTCTTATCTATGCCAGGAAGGAAGAAGGGATGTCAATTAACCCAACATTCAACGTTTCTGTTTTATTTGGCAAACGAGACGAG CCAATGTTAGTAGCTTGTGCACGCCAGCTGATTGAGCATATGAC TTTGTCTGGCGTTTCTAAGCCATTGGTGCTCTCACTTGGCCTTAAAGACCATTCTGCG GGGACATTGAAAGGAATTGTTTCTGCTGTGATTGACAAGAGGCTGTGGTAA
- the LOC127082796 gene encoding uncharacterized protein LOC127082796 isoform X2, giving the protein MNIDQNVASSTPNFPVSQLNFSLEIKGNKTEIIISSYEDHVMVIATQIGAMGTILHARKEEGMSINPTFNVSVLFGKRDEPMLVACARQLIEHMTLSGVSKPLVLSLGLKDHSAGTLKGIVSAVIDKRLW; this is encoded by the exons ATGAACATAGACCAAAACGTCGCTTCTTCAACCCCAAATTTCCCCGTATCCCAACTCAATTTCTCTCTTGAAATCAAG GGAAACAAAACTGAAATCATCATTTCCAGTTATGAAGATCATGTTATG GTTATTGCTACTCAAATAGGAGCTATGGGGACGATACTGCATGCCAG GAAGGAAGAAGGGATGTCAATTAACCCAACATTCAACGTTTCTGTTTTATTTGGCAAACGAGACGAG CCAATGTTAGTAGCTTGTGCACGCCAGCTGATTGAGCATATGAC TTTGTCTGGCGTTTCTAAGCCATTGGTGCTCTCACTTGGCCTTAAAGACCATTCTGCG GGGACATTGAAAGGAATTGTTTCTGCTGTGATTGACAAGAGGCTGTGGTAA